Within the Nitrospiraceae bacterium genome, the region GCGCGGTGAAGGAAGGGTTTGACACAAAGGGGGCGGTGAGGAGATATCCCCCAAGAAAGGTTTCCTCTTCTTCTCTCCCATTCGGAGGCCCTTCAGCCTGTTCTTTTCCCATCTCCGGCAGAGGCCGCCCATATTTCTCCAAAGCCCAAGCGTCAGGCGTAGCGGTCGCGAACGAGAGAATGGCGAACGTGACAAACCTGAGCAGATGGAGAAGCATGAGCGTCGTGGGAGTTCCCTACGAACAAACAGAGCAATGAGGCAAGCCCTGGGCGGTTGTAGCGGGGCTGGTTGAGCAGGTCAAGTGCCGAATACGAACTGGCCCCGATAAATGATGCGGGCTAAAGAGATCCTTTGAGATAGACCGTGCCGGTTGGCTGAGGGCGACCGCCGGCTGGTTCCAGGCTGATGGCGAATTGTTTGGCTTTCGAAAAATCAGGTAGGCGTTTGACCAACATGTGGGCTGTCTCGCCACTATCCATGTGAAACGTACCGACGCTCGTAGGCTTATCTCCAATGGCCCAAAGTTGATAGGTCGTACCGGTCGGACATTCGGGGAGATTCACTGCATAAAGCCAGAGTTTTTGTGTGCGGGAGTCGAACAGAAGAACTCCGCCGGCTCCTTTGGCCATGTCTCCCCCGGCGAGCGACACGGCTTGGATATCCGGCACGCGCAGCAATACAGCCAGTTCATCCTGGATCGTTCGTCCTCGTTTTGAAGTGGCCGCCAGTTGGTTATGGAGATCGTCCAGTTCGGCTTCACGTTGAATGATCTGGTCTTTTAGCTCGGCGAAATCAAGGGTTCGTTTGTGCATATCCTCGCGAAGTTCAAATAATGTGCGCTCTCGTTCTGCCAGCTCTCGTTGAACGGATGCCAGTTTCACAGACTGTTCTTGAAGCCGAGCCGAGAACTGTTCCAGCTTGATCGAGTCCGAGCTGAGTTGGGTCACATAGTTCCAGCCTAGATATCCAGCGCCACCTAGAACCAGCAAGCTGGCAAACCCGATCACCCATGGAAGCGATCCCGAACGAGCCGGAGCGATGGGTGGAAACAGATGGTTCATCCATTCCCCCGGTTCGAGGCTTGGGCGTGGTGGTTCTTTCGCGCTCGACTCCGGGGCTACGGGAAGGAGATTTCTCGAGGCCATGGTTTTTGCCTTGAGAGATCGTGGCGGCTGCACGGGGCTCAATCCGAACGGCAGTAACGCGGCAACGGACTGATACTCCTTGAGGGCCGCGTGACAGGCGGCGCATCCTGAAAGCAGATGAGCTTCGAAGGCTTGTCGCTCCGTTCGCTCCAGCGCGCCGGCGGCGTAGAGGGGGACTGCCTCTTCAAGTTCTTCATGTGTCATGTCACGTCACCTTGTTCCCAATACGTGCGAAGCGTGTCTCGGAGCTTGGCCATCCCGAGCTTGATGCGCGTCTTGACCGTGCCGAGAGGCTGATTGAGTTTCGTGGCGATCTCCATGTGGGAGAGGCCCTCATAATA harbors:
- a CDS encoding anti-sigma factor; protein product: MTHEELEEAVPLYAAGALERTERQAFEAHLLSGCAACHAALKEYQSVAALLPFGLSPVQPPRSLKAKTMASRNLLPVAPESSAKEPPRPSLEPGEWMNHLFPPIAPARSGSLPWVIGFASLLVLGGAGYLGWNYVTQLSSDSIKLEQFSARLQEQSVKLASVQRELAERERTLFELREDMHKRTLDFAELKDQIIQREAELDDLHNQLAATSKRGRTIQDELAVLLRVPDIQAVSLAGGDMAKGAGGVLLFDSRTQKLWLYAVNLPECPTGTTYQLWAIGDKPTSVGTFHMDSGETAHMLVKRLPDFSKAKQFAISLEPAGGRPQPTGTVYLKGSL